A section of the Solea solea chromosome 17, fSolSol10.1, whole genome shotgun sequence genome encodes:
- the LOC131444099 gene encoding putative nuclease HARBI1 has product MLYRQAEEEAADLRRRIRERRARLQRRERRLALLAYLVNKKKQPMQRYAQMNINVPIISMFMSGADTKPALRLSRDSLDIFFQMLPHNKSHGWSHEVEVLVTVYWLACGASYRVTADIFDMPLSTICRIVHKTVDNMMTIIHQVIHFPKHEELEVVGSGFARLADHEAFGRAVGAIDGCHIRVLPPKDPQKRCYMNRKLFPSVILQGVCDAGVKFLDVYIGNPGLVHDSMVLRRSPMFRQALYPPAGYFLLGDGGYPCLQHPVAIMTPYRQPVATRVESRFNHHHAKARIIIERTFGMLKTRWRIIFLQALEVRPLFTPKVIGACCILHNICMGVGDIVEEEEEDDDGSEDGGNSEDEAPGEDLSGNGTRQRIAAQVSSPTELPHFLHEHDYN; this is encoded by the exons ATGCTTTACCGGCAGGCCGAAGAGGAGGCTGCTGacctgaggaggaggatcagGGAAAGAAGAGCCAGAttgcagaggagggagaggaggcttGCCCTTCTAGCATATCTTGTGAACAAG AAGAAACAACCAATGCAGAGATATGCACAGATGAATATAAATGTGCCAATCATCAGCATGTTTATGTCTGGTGCAGACACAAAGCCGGCCCTGAGACTATCCAGGGACAGCTTGGATATATTTTTTCAAATGCTGCCCCATAACAAGTCCCATGGCTGGAGTCACGAGGTTGAGGTGCTGGTGACTGTATACTGGCTTGCTTGTGGAGCTTCCTACAGGGTGACAGCGGATATTTTCGATATGCCTCTGTCAACCATTTGCAGGATCGTCCACAAGACTGTAGACAACATGATGACGATCATTCACCAGGTCATCCATTTCCCCAAACATGAGGAACTGGAGGTGGTGGGGTCTGGCTTTGCCCGTCTGGCTGATCATGAGGCATTTGGTCGGGCTGTTGGAGCCATTGATGGGTGCCACATCCGTGTTCTTCCCCCTAAAGACCCACAGAAGAGGTGTTACATGAACAGAAAACTCTTCCCATCAGTTATTTTGCAAGGTGTCTGTGATGCTGGGGTCAAGTTCCTAGATGTCTACATAGGGAATCCAGGATTGGTCCATGACTCGATGGTTCTCCGCAGATCCCCCATGTTCCGACAGGCCCTGTATCCACCAGCTGGATACTTTCTGCTGGGAGATGGAGGGTACCCGTGTCTGCAGCATCCGGTGGCTATCATGACACCGTACCGCCAGCCCGTAGCCA CCAGAGTGGAATCCAGATTTAATCACCACCATGCCAAGGCCCGCATTATAATCGAACGCACCTTTGGGATGCTCAAGACCCGCTGGCGCATTATCTTTCTGCAAGCTCTTGAAGTCCGACCTCTCTTCACACCGAAAGTGATCGGTGCCTGCTGCATCCTCCATAACATCTGCATGGGTGTAGGAGACAtcgtagaggaggaggaggaggacgatgatgGCAGTGAGGACGGGGGCAACAGTGAGGATGAAGCCCCTGGTGAGGACCTGTCAGGAAATGGCACCAGGCAAAGGATTGCCGCACAGGTTTCCTCACCCACTGAGTTGCCACATTTCTTACATGAACATGAttataattga